In Vidua chalybeata isolate OUT-0048 chromosome 5, bVidCha1 merged haplotype, whole genome shotgun sequence, one genomic interval encodes:
- the GCC1 gene encoding GRIP and coiled-coil domain-containing protein 1, translating into MEKFGMNFGGGPSRKELLETIEAQKQQLLRFQARLKDVVHAYKSLLKEKEALEASLKVLSASHDGDLAVPPPRAGDSPDERSSERSEDGAGGDEEDEPAAAPSQRAEEPSGSEGGEPRAAGEPERRLPQLKAQLATLTGALATVTREKSRMEASYQAERRQMKQELEEAAGRARDEAERRGAELRALREQLAETRARLAAQQREREREQGDHGLMLRELQELLRAERDARRAAERELRRAREEPADADAERAQGHEQHARQLSRELEELRRELDSGKADPRIQELQEEMAGLKNHFQLQLVQEMKKTAQAEEQLRQRSQREEQRVAELEAQVAQVSELLGTYEKAKQRDQSTIQRLKDRIVQLDLENKTLAIAASSRSVGEEAVEENTQDVSVLKEKMEKLQKLLQAAAGKGPAEAEEPREPEPPPGDGDGNGDKAPGGHCQQELRQLKEEFERYKVRAQQVLKSKATKDMGLAKELEEAREQLAELRDKHVLLQLAADDVEKQRRQELEAKKQELSQLQQLHRQELERCQLEFRERALRLEEEMHKQRDRALAVLAEKDRELEQLRALTLPHGPKGCRDGGPGDAPSQDSSEILPQALQLCSGSEPTFFLYAEQLARKEVEIAALRKHKHRLEVQLHQLQGRALAEEDKHREEVAALRGEIQKSCRDKSREGANLEYLKNVVYRFLTLPDARGRQQTLTAILAILHFSPEEKLSIAKSSAHGSWWLHGKR; encoded by the exons ATGGAGAAGTTCGGCATGAACTTCGGGGGCGGCcccagcaggaaggagctgctggagaccATCGAGGcgcagaagcagcagctcctgcgcTTCCAGGCGCGCCTCAAGGACGTCGTCCACGCCTACAAGAGCCtcctgaaggagaaggaggcGCTGGAAGCCAGCCTGAAGGTGCTCTCCGCGTCCCACGACGGCGACCTCGCGGTGCCCCCGCCCAGAGCCGGGGACTCGCCGGACGAGCGGAGCTCGGAGCGCAGCGAGGACGGCGCGGGGGGGGACGAGGAGGACGAACCCGCGGCCGCCCCTTCGCAGCGAGCCGAGGAGCCGAGCGGCTCGGAGGGCGGGGAGCCCCGCGCCGCCGGCGAGCCCGAGCGGCGCCTGCCGCAGCTGAAGGCCCAGCTGGCCACGCTGACGGGCGCGCTGGCCACGGTGACGCGGGAGAAGTCGCGCATGGAGGCCTCGTACCAGGCGGAGCGGCGGCAGatgaagcaggagctggaggaggcggcggggcgggcgcgggaCGAGGCGGAGCGGCGCGGCGCGGAGCTGCGGGCGCTGCGGGAGCAGCTGGCCGAGACCCGCGCCCGCCTGGCCGCGCAGCAGCGCGAGCGCGAGCGCGAGCAGGGCGACCACGGGCTGATGCTGCGcgagctgcaggagctgctgcgcGCCGAGCGCGACGCGCGCCGCGCCGCCGAGCGAGAGCTGCGCCGGGCCCGCGAGGAGCCGGCCGACGCCGACGCCGAGCGGGCCCAGGGCCACGAGCAGCACGCCCGGCAGCTGAGccgggagctggaggagctccgCAGGGAGCTGGACAGCGGGAAGGCGGACCCGCGgatccaggagctgcaggaggagatggcCGGCCTCAAGAAccacttccagctgcagctggtgcaggaGATGAAGAAG ACGGCccaggctgaggagcagctgcgGCAGCGCTCGCAGCGGGAGGAGCAGCGCGTGGCCGAGCTGGAGGCCCAGGTGGCCCAGGTGTCGGAGCTGCTGGGCACCTACGAGAAGGCCAAGCAGAGGGACCAGAGCACCATCCAGAGGCTCAAGGACCGCATCGTGCAGCTGGACCTGGAGAACAAGACCTTGGCCATCGCCGCCTCCAGCCGCTCCGTGGGCGAGGAGGCCGTGGAGGAGAACACCCAGGACGTGAGCGTGCTCAAGGAGaagatggagaagctgcagaagctCCTGCAGGCGGCGGCCGGGAAGGGCCCGGCAGAGGCGGAGGAGCCGCGGGAGCCGGAGCCGCCCCCGGGCGACGGGGACGGCAACGGGGACAAGGCCCCGGgcgggcactgccagcaggagctgaggcagctcAAGGAGGAGTTCGAGCGCTACAAGGTGAGGGCGCAGCAGGTGCTCAAGAGCAAGGCCACCAAGGACATGGGCCTGGccaaggagctggaggaggcgCGGGAGCAGCTGGCGGAGCTCCGGGACAAGCacgtgctgctgcagctggccGCGGACGACGTGGAGAAGCAGCGCCggcaggagctggaggccaagaagcaggagctgtcccagctgcagcagctgcaccgGCAGGAGCTGGAGCGGTGCCAGCTGGAGTTCCGGGAGCGGGCGCTGCggctggaggaggagatgcACAAGCAGCGGGACCGggcactggctgtgctggccGAGAAGGAccgggagctggagcagctccgcGCCCTCACGCTGCCCCACGGCCCCAAGGGCTGCCGGGACGGCGGCCCCGGGGACGCTCCCAGCCAGGATTCCTCGGAGATCCTGCCGCAGGCGCTGCAGCTGTGCTCGGGCTCCGAGCCCACCTTCTTCCTGTACGCGGAGCAGCTGGCGCGCAAGGAGGTGGAGATCGCGGCGCTGCGCAAGCACAAGCACCGGCTGGAGGTGCAGCTGcaccagctccagggcagggcCCTGGCCGAGGAGGACAAGCACCGGGAGGAGGTGGCGGCGCTGCGGGGCGAGATCCAGAAGAGCTGCCGGGAtaagagcagggaaggagccaaCCTGGAGTACCTGAAGAACGTGGTGTACCGGTTCCTGACGCTGCCGGACGCGCGGGGCCGGCAGCAGACGCTCACGGCCATCCTGGCCATCCTGCACTTCAGCCCCGAGGAGAAGCTGAGCATCGCCAAGAGCTCGGCCCACGGCTCCTGGTGGCTCCACGGGAAGAGATGA